A genomic segment from Dehalococcoidia bacterium encodes:
- a CDS encoding alpha/beta hydrolase: MPPISKYINVNGIRLRYLDWGTRGLPPLICLHDRTGQAHAWDEFASAMRCYFHTYAVDVRGHGESGYAMDGYGQDKFVEDLATFVDALELERCTLAGQSMGGWHSMLYTAAYPGRVERLVIVDVGPEPSNESFAPPWIRPETPMHFVTLQDAVDWMRDRDPWASSNRLAKEAHDRMKQSTGGWWTWKADPELFLDHQWDVSDPVQISRGWNALKSISCPILEVRGAESTVVSDDILHRMKDAAADLKSVDVMNAGHLVTVDQPKEFIAVTREFLGATG, translated from the coding sequence ATGCCGCCGATCTCTAAGTACATCAACGTCAACGGAATTCGACTCAGGTATCTTGATTGGGGAACCCGTGGTCTGCCGCCATTGATCTGTCTGCACGACCGCACTGGGCAGGCTCATGCCTGGGACGAGTTCGCCTCAGCGATGCGGTGCTATTTTCATACCTATGCGGTCGACGTGCGGGGGCACGGTGAGTCCGGATACGCGATGGACGGGTACGGTCAGGACAAGTTCGTCGAAGACCTGGCGACGTTTGTAGACGCTCTTGAGTTGGAGCGCTGCACACTTGCGGGTCAGTCGATGGGTGGTTGGCATTCGATGTTGTATACAGCCGCCTATCCGGGCCGTGTGGAGAGACTGGTGATAGTTGACGTCGGGCCAGAACCGTCCAATGAGTCATTTGCCCCTCCATGGATCCGGCCTGAGACCCCAATGCACTTCGTCACACTGCAGGACGCGGTGGACTGGATGCGGGACCGTGACCCTTGGGCCTCGAGCAACAGATTGGCCAAGGAAGCTCACGACAGGATGAAGCAGAGTACGGGGGGCTGGTGGACCTGGAAGGCCGATCCCGAACTGTTTTTGGATCACCAATGGGATGTGTCCGATCCTGTGCAGATCAGCAGGGGTTGGAATGCCCTGAAGAGTATCAGTTGTCCAATTCTGGAGGTTCGCGGTGCAGAGAGCACGGTGGTGTCCGACGATATCCTGCACCGAATGAAGGATGCGGCAGCCGACCTGAAGTCCGTCGACGTCATGAATGCGGGTCACCTGGTCACCGTGGACCAGCCGAAGGAGTTCATCGCAGTGACCCGCGAGTTCCTGGGTGCGACGGGCTGA
- a CDS encoding VOC family protein — protein MTLSTYLSFKGNCREAFEYYRSVFGGEFMVMETFRNGPSDFPMPEAELDNIMHVSFPIGSSVLMGSDMPSTFGANHKQGNNFSISISTTSREESDDLFGKLSDGGSVSMAMQKMFWGSYFGACTDKFGINWQVNCELAQE, from the coding sequence ATGACACTCAGCACTTACTTGTCCTTCAAAGGCAACTGCCGCGAGGCATTCGAGTACTATCGCTCCGTATTCGGCGGGGAGTTCATGGTCATGGAGACGTTCCGCAACGGGCCGTCCGACTTTCCAATGCCAGAGGCCGAACTCGACAACATCATGCACGTATCGTTCCCAATCGGATCGAGCGTCCTAATGGGCAGCGACATGCCCTCGACTTTCGGAGCTAACCACAAGCAGGGCAACAACTTCTCGATCAGCATCAGCACGACTTCGCGTGAAGAGTCCGACGACCTGTTCGGCAAGCTGTCAGACGGCGGCTCCGTATCCATGGCGATGCAGAAGATGTTCTGGGGCTCCTACTTCGGCGCCTGCACCGATAAGTTCGGCATCAACTGGCAGGTCAACTGCGAGCTCGCGCAGGAGTAG
- a CDS encoding aminotransferase class V-fold PLP-dependent enzyme — MVDSRLAIDGGTPVVSEPLPDGVSGPSVIGDEEIAAVSDVLRSQELFRYPKEQSEAAKFEEEVAEYLGVEYALMVNSGTSALTSALMGVGVGPGDEVIVPGYTYIATAAAVMAAGAVPVIAEVDESLGLDPQDIEQKITPYTRAVVPVHMRGVPARIDDIMAVARKHGLKVVEDCCQCVGGAYMGRSVGTYGDVGAWSLNYYKTISSGEGGLVFTNDRDIYERACFASDPGLPMWTANEEDVEWQNEPFPRHTYRPSEVLAAVARVQLSKMDDILEHQRSLKRAFLEGLEEARGYRLQHVDDPAGDTGVSASVIVHDKELAVGYSHALNAEGVNAATVYNDGFPDRHIYTYWDSILEKRSHHPTGYP; from the coding sequence ATGGTAGATAGCCGGCTCGCTATAGATGGTGGGACACCTGTTGTCTCGGAACCCCTGCCTGATGGTGTTTCCGGGCCAAGCGTCATCGGCGACGAGGAGATAGCGGCGGTCAGTGACGTTCTCAGAAGCCAGGAGCTGTTCCGCTATCCAAAGGAGCAGAGTGAGGCGGCGAAGTTCGAGGAAGAGGTAGCGGAGTACCTGGGCGTCGAGTATGCGCTGATGGTGAACTCCGGCACCAGCGCGCTCACAAGTGCGCTGATGGGCGTGGGTGTCGGGCCGGGCGACGAGGTCATCGTTCCCGGATACACCTACATCGCCACTGCCGCGGCAGTGATGGCAGCCGGCGCCGTGCCCGTTATCGCGGAGGTTGACGAGTCGCTGGGACTCGATCCGCAGGACATCGAGCAAAAGATCACTCCCTATACCAGGGCAGTTGTGCCTGTTCATATGCGAGGCGTTCCTGCTCGCATAGACGACATCATGGCGGTTGCCCGCAAGCATGGGCTCAAGGTCGTAGAGGACTGCTGCCAGTGTGTCGGCGGAGCCTACATGGGCCGCAGCGTGGGCACATACGGCGATGTCGGCGCGTGGAGCCTGAACTACTACAAGACGATCTCCTCGGGCGAGGGTGGGCTCGTGTTCACGAATGACCGCGACATCTACGAGCGGGCGTGTTTTGCTTCGGATCCGGGTCTGCCCATGTGGACGGCCAACGAAGAAGACGTAGAGTGGCAAAACGAGCCGTTCCCGAGACATACGTATCGCCCAAGCGAGGTGCTGGCAGCGGTAGCTCGGGTGCAGCTATCCAAGATGGATGACATCCTGGAGCATCAGCGGTCTCTCAAGCGAGCATTCCTGGAAGGGCTGGAGGAGGCGAGGGGATATCGTCTTCAGCACGTGGACGACCCCGCTGGCGACACGGGAGTTTCAGCGTCGGTCATCGTGCATGACAAGGAGCTGGCGGTCGGCTACTCGCACGCACTGAACGCCGAAGGTGTGAATGCCGCCACTGTCTATAACGACGGTTTCCCGGACAGGCACATCTATACTTACTGGGACTCGATTCTTGAGAAGCGGTCACACCATCCCACGGGGTACCC
- a CDS encoding MBL fold metallo-hydrolase, whose product MTDMIRVGNVEIVAVLDMVPPPRDPTVFITDQPREAWAPYEDEVLENGLLQLYYGSFFVRSGGQTILVDTGMGPGPHAHLENRTGNLLGALSDAGAAAEEIDIVIHTHLHPDHVGWNVDSSGDAARPYFPNARYLGPRKDWEHFMQPEVLPTAGHITQNVIPLDELGLIKFIDDGHNVTDEITTLETPGHTPGHQVILISSNGERAAIIGDLIHNPVQIYEPDWCAFVDTNPDDTRRSRKAFMDRAEQEDMVVAAGHFHPDRHIGRFVRLEGKRYWRGI is encoded by the coding sequence ATGACTGACATGATCCGAGTCGGAAACGTCGAGATAGTCGCGGTGCTGGACATGGTGCCGCCGCCACGCGACCCCACCGTCTTCATCACGGACCAGCCACGTGAGGCATGGGCTCCCTACGAAGACGAGGTGTTGGAAAACGGGTTGTTGCAGCTCTACTACGGCAGCTTCTTCGTCAGGTCGGGAGGCCAGACCATACTCGTCGACACCGGCATGGGCCCAGGCCCGCACGCGCACCTGGAGAACCGCACTGGCAACCTGCTTGGCGCGCTCAGTGATGCCGGGGCCGCGGCTGAAGAGATCGACATCGTCATTCACACCCACCTGCATCCCGACCACGTCGGGTGGAACGTAGACAGCTCAGGCGACGCAGCCAGGCCGTACTTCCCCAATGCCCGCTACCTTGGCCCTCGTAAGGACTGGGAGCACTTCATGCAGCCCGAAGTGCTGCCGACTGCTGGCCACATAACCCAGAACGTCATCCCTCTGGACGAGCTCGGACTGATCAAGTTCATAGACGATGGCCACAACGTGACCGACGAGATAACCACACTGGAGACTCCGGGCCACACTCCCGGCCACCAGGTGATTCTCATAAGCTCAAACGGGGAGAGGGCCGCCATCATCGGCGATCTGATCCACAACCCGGTACAGATCTACGAGCCCGACTGGTGCGCCTTCGTGGACACCAACCCGGACGATACACGCCGCTCCAGGAAGGCCTTCATGGACCGCGCCGAACAGGAAGACATGGTCGTGGCCGCCGGTCACTTCCACCCGGACCGCCACATCGGCCGCTTCGTCAGGCTCGAAGGCAAGCGCTACTGGCGCGGGATATAA
- a CDS encoding peptide ABC transporter substrate-binding protein: protein MTRIVLLLIALISLVSVAAVACGEDDESDTLPDIAALSQTVVPATDTSQSAAASQQQTEATPTPAATGSQQPSPAQAPVATKVEEPQEMEERTGGVLRRLWSDPPTLDPHLSGDTTSAGVVVEIFSGLVALNTDLQLVPDVADRWEISQDGKTYTFYIRDNARFHDGKPITASDFKWSLERAASPDTASPVADTYLSDIVGVDDVLEGRTTDIAGVRVIDDRTLQIEIDAPKAYFLAKMTYPTAYVLDRENVEAGGNSWTDSPNGSGPFRLAEYTVGEVIVLERNENFYLEPPHLDSVIMNLAGGQSMAMYENDEIDITGVGLFELDRVLDPTEPLNKELVIAPPSFTTFYIGFNVSEPPFDDPKFRQALTHAVDKDLIANEVLSTLVTPAYGVLPPGFPGYNADLEGLQFDPDLARQLLSESDYADAETRPRIVVTVPGTGGSIGLDMEVVIEMWRQELEVEVEIQQVEWATYLQDLNANKFQAFGGSGWQADYPDPQDFLDILFHTDSKQNHTSYSNPELDSILEQARTEPDVERRVELYHQAEDLIVQDAPLLPLWYTGEQYVLIKGHIEDYRLTPMTIPKLRHVKFSG, encoded by the coding sequence ATGACAAGAATCGTACTACTGCTGATTGCGTTGATCTCACTGGTCTCGGTGGCCGCTGTGGCATGCGGTGAAGACGATGAGAGCGACACGTTGCCCGACATAGCAGCCCTGTCGCAGACCGTGGTTCCCGCCACCGATACGTCGCAATCTGCCGCGGCATCCCAGCAGCAAACAGAGGCAACGCCCACCCCTGCGGCAACAGGAAGCCAGCAGCCGTCTCCGGCGCAGGCGCCAGTTGCCACCAAGGTCGAGGAACCGCAGGAAATGGAAGAGCGCACGGGAGGCGTGCTGCGCAGACTGTGGTCCGACCCCCCAACACTCGACCCCCACCTGTCTGGAGACACCACTTCGGCCGGAGTAGTGGTCGAGATCTTCAGCGGTCTGGTGGCGCTGAACACCGACCTCCAACTCGTGCCTGACGTCGCCGACAGGTGGGAGATCAGCCAGGACGGCAAGACCTACACCTTCTACATCAGGGACAACGCCAGGTTCCACGATGGCAAGCCGATCACCGCGAGCGACTTCAAGTGGTCCCTAGAGCGTGCAGCAAGTCCTGACACTGCCTCCCCTGTTGCGGATACCTATCTGAGCGACATCGTAGGTGTCGACGACGTACTCGAAGGCAGGACTACCGACATCGCCGGAGTACGCGTCATTGACGACCGCACGCTTCAGATCGAAATAGACGCCCCCAAGGCATACTTCCTCGCAAAGATGACCTACCCCACCGCCTACGTCCTCGACAGGGAAAACGTAGAGGCGGGCGGGAACAGCTGGACCGATTCTCCCAACGGCTCCGGTCCGTTCAGGCTGGCCGAGTACACTGTGGGTGAGGTGATCGTGCTGGAGCGAAACGAGAACTTCTACCTCGAACCTCCGCACCTCGACTCCGTCATCATGAACCTGGCTGGCGGCCAGTCCATGGCGATGTATGAGAACGATGAGATCGACATAACCGGAGTAGGACTGTTCGAACTCGATCGGGTGCTGGACCCTACTGAACCGCTGAACAAGGAACTCGTGATAGCCCCACCGAGCTTCACCACGTTCTACATCGGCTTCAACGTCTCAGAGCCGCCCTTTGACGACCCGAAGTTCAGACAGGCACTTACCCATGCCGTCGACAAGGACCTCATCGCCAACGAGGTACTCTCCACACTGGTCACGCCCGCGTACGGTGTGCTGCCCCCGGGATTCCCCGGTTACAACGCAGACCTTGAGGGGCTGCAGTTCGACCCCGATCTCGCAAGGCAGCTCCTGAGCGAATCTGATTATGCTGACGCAGAGACGAGGCCAAGAATCGTCGTTACTGTGCCCGGCACCGGCGGATCTATCGGCCTGGATATGGAAGTCGTAATCGAAATGTGGAGACAGGAGCTCGAAGTAGAGGTCGAGATCCAGCAGGTGGAGTGGGCCACGTACCTCCAGGACCTCAATGCGAACAAGTTCCAGGCATTCGGTGGAAGTGGCTGGCAGGCCGACTATCCCGATCCTCAGGACTTCCTGGACATCCTGTTCCACACCGACAGCAAGCAGAACCACACCTCGTACTCGAATCCTGAGTTGGACTCGATTCTGGAGCAGGCTCGCACCGAACCGGACGTCGAACGGCGGGTTGAGCTATATCACCAGGCCGAGGACCTCATCGTGCAGGACGCCCCACTGCTGCCCCTGTGGTACACGGGCGAGCAGTACGTGCTGATAAAGGGCCACATCGAAGACTACCGCCTCACTCCGATGACCATTCCAAAGCTCCGGCACGTCAAGTTCTCAGGCTGA
- the rpoC gene encoding DNA-directed RNA polymerase subunit beta': MALGGNDFNAIRISLATPEQIKIWSYGEVTKPETINYRTLRPEKDGLFCERIFGPTKDWECYCGKYKKIRYKGVICDRCGVEVARAKVRRERMGHIALAAPVAHIWFSKGTPSRLGLLLDLSPRNLDRVLYFAQYLVTSVDDEYRTMRVDQIQEQLDQGIEKIDEEGERRLAELQEQLEALGERPEPVEEVDEDEDPADTPWLTLEAEIHKLTLQIDEDKAEFEGELSDQIDEIESIQPGDLLTESRYRDLRDRYPGIFQAGMGAESVLERLNSLDLDELRDELQAEMQSTSGQRRKKAIKRMRVVEAFRKSGNRPESMILTTLPVLPPELRPMVQLDGGRFATSDLNDLYRRVINRNNRLKRLIELAAPEIIVRNEKRMLQEAVDALVDNGRRGRAVAGSHNHRLKSLSDLLRGKQGRFRQNLLGKRVDYSGRSVIIAGPDLKLHQCGLPRRMALELFKPFVMNRLVMKGYAHNIKSAKRMAERIRPEVWDILEEVVTDRPVLLNRAPTLHRLGIQAFEPVLIDGSAIQLHPLVCTAFNADFDGDQMAVHVPLSREAVMEARKMMLSTFNMLSPSSGEPIVAPTLDIVLGTYYMTIIDERARGAGRTFSSRDDARLAHELGSIELRAPIKVMMDGEIVDTTVGRIIFNDTLPEGVDFRNDEIEKGKLKEIVGEVYATLGNEGTAEVLDQIKNLGFKYATKAGITIAISDVAVPEQKNNIVRNAEVTVQMLEEQYLDGLITDEERYQNAVSIWTKANDDLTEVIQQNLRNYGGIYLMANSGAKGNIAQIKQMAGMRGLMSNPRGRIIDRPIKANFREGLSVLEYFISTHGARKGLADTALRTADSGYLTRRLIDVSQEIIILHDDCETPNGVWISAVSQEEGTAPFAEQVRTRYLSMPVADMNTGEIILDRNDAIDDDAVRKLEESGVEAVFLRSPMTCESPRGICQRCYGLSLATMRPSMIGEAVGIIAAQSIGEPGTQLTMRTFHTGGVAGQDITSGLPRVEELFEARTPKGEAVLSEIDGVAEVTELSEGRSIRVTSTEEYADEYVLPEGFAPAVEDGSLVGLGEVLAEPDGSTEVDEDDLALMSSDVMARVSGLVSVEDNVLTITWTDQDQREYVIPAAARIAVRSGDNVTAGQALTSGPKNPQQILRIQGRDAVQRYLIDEVQKVYRSQGVPIHNKHVELIISQMLRKVQIDDPGDTELLPGEYVDRQQYEEVNAEILAEGGEPATATPVLLGITRASLNMDSFLASASFQETTRVLTESAVNGQVDHLRGLKENVIIGRLIPARLNLTDDGVSGLSIEEANAPTRGMGIMTTGASGQEPVLMTHEPGFEPDFGDERIEPEPIVMDELAVEVPSDDDD; the protein is encoded by the coding sequence ATGGCCCTTGGCGGCAACGATTTCAACGCAATCCGAATATCTCTGGCCACCCCGGAGCAGATCAAGATCTGGTCGTATGGTGAGGTCACCAAGCCGGAGACGATCAACTACCGTACGCTGAGGCCCGAAAAAGACGGCCTCTTCTGCGAGCGCATCTTCGGCCCTACCAAGGACTGGGAGTGCTACTGCGGCAAGTACAAGAAGATCCGCTACAAGGGTGTGATCTGCGACCGCTGCGGCGTCGAGGTTGCACGCGCAAAGGTGAGGCGCGAGCGTATGGGGCACATCGCCCTCGCAGCTCCCGTCGCCCACATCTGGTTCTCCAAGGGCACACCGAGCCGCCTGGGACTCCTGCTGGACCTGTCCCCGAGAAACCTGGACAGGGTCCTGTACTTCGCACAGTACCTGGTCACCAGTGTGGACGACGAGTACCGCACTATGCGGGTCGACCAGATTCAGGAACAGCTCGACCAGGGTATTGAGAAGATCGACGAAGAGGGCGAGCGAAGGCTCGCCGAGCTTCAGGAGCAGCTCGAAGCTCTCGGAGAGCGCCCGGAGCCTGTGGAAGAAGTGGACGAAGACGAAGATCCGGCGGACACTCCCTGGCTGACGCTCGAAGCTGAAATCCACAAGCTCACATTACAGATCGACGAGGACAAGGCGGAATTCGAGGGCGAACTCAGCGACCAGATTGACGAGATCGAGAGCATCCAGCCCGGCGACCTGCTCACCGAGAGCCGGTACCGGGACCTTCGCGACCGCTACCCCGGCATCTTCCAGGCCGGCATGGGGGCGGAGTCGGTGCTCGAGAGGCTCAACAGCCTCGATCTCGATGAACTGCGCGACGAACTCCAGGCCGAGATGCAGTCGACCTCCGGCCAGAGAAGGAAGAAGGCCATCAAGAGGATGAGGGTGGTCGAGGCGTTCCGCAAGAGCGGCAACAGGCCTGAGTCCATGATCCTCACGACCCTGCCTGTGCTCCCGCCCGAGCTCAGGCCCATGGTGCAGCTCGATGGGGGCAGGTTTGCCACCAGCGACCTGAACGACCTCTACCGAAGGGTCATCAACCGAAACAACCGACTCAAGAGACTGATTGAGCTTGCCGCCCCGGAGATTATCGTCCGCAACGAGAAGCGGATGCTCCAGGAGGCCGTGGACGCCCTGGTGGACAACGGACGCCGTGGCAGGGCCGTGGCCGGCAGCCACAACCACCGGCTCAAGTCGCTGTCCGACCTCCTCAGGGGCAAGCAGGGCAGGTTCAGGCAGAACCTGCTCGGCAAGCGCGTGGACTACTCAGGCCGCTCCGTCATCATTGCCGGTCCGGACCTCAAGCTCCACCAGTGTGGCCTGCCGAGGAGAATGGCTCTCGAGCTATTCAAGCCGTTCGTCATGAACCGCCTGGTCATGAAGGGCTACGCGCACAACATCAAGAGCGCGAAGCGCATGGCCGAGCGCATACGGCCCGAAGTCTGGGACATCCTCGAAGAGGTCGTCACCGACAGGCCGGTGCTGCTCAACCGCGCTCCGACGCTTCACAGGCTCGGCATCCAGGCGTTCGAGCCCGTACTCATCGACGGCAGCGCCATCCAGCTTCACCCGCTCGTATGTACAGCCTTCAACGCTGACTTCGACGGCGACCAGATGGCCGTGCACGTACCTCTCTCAAGAGAAGCGGTCATGGAAGCTCGCAAGATGATGCTGAGCACCTTCAACATGCTCTCTCCGAGCTCCGGCGAGCCGATCGTCGCACCGACACTGGACATAGTGCTCGGCACCTACTACATGACGATCATCGACGAGCGCGCCAGGGGAGCGGGACGGACGTTCAGCAGCCGCGACGATGCCCGCCTTGCGCATGAGCTCGGCTCCATCGAACTTCGCGCCCCCATCAAGGTCATGATGGACGGCGAGATTGTCGACACAACAGTCGGGCGGATCATCTTCAACGACACACTTCCTGAGGGTGTCGACTTCCGCAACGACGAGATAGAGAAGGGCAAGCTCAAGGAGATAGTCGGCGAGGTCTACGCCACGCTCGGCAACGAGGGAACTGCAGAGGTCCTCGACCAGATCAAGAACCTGGGCTTCAAGTACGCCACCAAGGCCGGGATCACCATCGCTATTAGCGACGTTGCCGTGCCCGAACAGAAGAACAATATCGTCAGGAACGCTGAAGTTACCGTACAGATGCTCGAAGAGCAGTACTTGGATGGCCTCATCACTGACGAGGAGCGATACCAGAACGCCGTCTCAATCTGGACCAAGGCCAATGACGACCTCACAGAGGTCATCCAGCAAAACCTCCGCAACTACGGCGGGATCTACCTGATGGCCAACTCCGGTGCAAAGGGCAACATCGCCCAGATCAAGCAGATGGCCGGTATGCGAGGACTGATGTCCAATCCGCGCGGACGCATCATCGATCGCCCGATCAAGGCGAACTTCCGCGAGGGCCTCAGCGTTCTCGAGTACTTCATCTCGACGCACGGCGCTCGCAAGGGTCTCGCCGACACGGCGCTGAGGACCGCCGACTCCGGCTACCTCACCCGCCGCCTGATCGACGTCTCACAGGAGATAATCATCCTCCACGACGACTGCGAGACTCCGAACGGAGTCTGGATCAGCGCGGTTTCACAGGAAGAAGGTACGGCGCCGTTCGCCGAACAGGTCAGGACCCGGTATCTCTCAATGCCGGTCGCGGACATGAATACCGGTGAGATCATCCTGGACCGGAACGACGCGATTGATGACGACGCCGTCAGGAAGCTCGAGGAGTCCGGAGTAGAGGCCGTGTTCCTTCGGTCTCCCATGACATGTGAGTCTCCTCGCGGCATCTGCCAGAGGTGCTATGGCCTCTCGCTCGCTACGATGAGGCCGTCCATGATAGGCGAGGCCGTCGGAATCATCGCGGCCCAGAGCATTGGCGAGCCGGGAACGCAGCTTACGATGCGTACGTTCCACACTGGTGGAGTCGCCGGACAGGACATCACCAGCGGTCTGCCCAGGGTCGAGGAGCTGTTCGAAGCCCGCACACCTAAGGGTGAGGCAGTACTGTCCGAAATCGACGGTGTTGCCGAGGTGACGGAGCTCAGCGAAGGGCGCAGCATCCGCGTGACCAGCACCGAGGAGTACGCCGATGAGTACGTCCTGCCAGAGGGCTTCGCCCCTGCGGTAGAGGATGGCTCCCTGGTGGGTCTCGGTGAGGTGCTCGCGGAACCGGACGGCTCAACCGAGGTGGACGAAGACGACCTGGCGCTCATGTCCAGCGACGTCATGGCCCGTGTATCGGGTCTGGTGTCAGTCGAAGACAACGTGCTCACGATCACATGGACGGACCAGGACCAGAGGGAGTACGTCATCCCCGCTGCGGCGCGCATTGCCGTCAGGTCGGGCGACAACGTTACGGCAGGCCAGGCCCTGACTTCGGGGCCCAAGAACCCGCAGCAGATCCTGCGGATACAGGGCCGGGACGCCGTCCAGCGCTACCTCATCGACGAAGTACAGAAGGTGTACCGCTCACAGGGCGTGCCGATTCACAACAAGCACGTCGAGCTCATCATCTCCCAGATGCTTCGCAAGGTTCAGATCGACGATCCTGGAGACACAGAATTGCTACCGGGCGAGTATGTCGATCGGCAGCAGTACGAAGAGGTCAATGCGGAGATCCTCGCCGAAGGCGGAGAACCCGCGACCGCAACTCCAGTCCTGCTCGGCATCACGAGGGCATCGCTCAACATGGACAGCTTCCTCGCTTCGGCCTCCTTCCAGGAGACCACAAGGGTGCTGACCGAGTCGGCCGTCAACGGCCAGGTGGACCACCTGCGCGGCCTCAAGGAGAACGTCATCATCGGACGTCTGATTCCTGCCAGGCTCAACCTGACCGACGACGGCGTGAGCGGACTCAGCATCGAAGAGGCCAACGCTCCGACCAGGGGCATGGGCATCATGACTACAGGCGCCAGCGGGCAGGAGCCTGTACTGATGACGCACGAGCCAGGCTTCGAGCCTGACTTCGGCGACGAGCGCATTGAGCCCGAACCGATCGTGATGGACGAGCTTGCCGTCGAAGTGCCATCGGACGATGACGATTAG